The following proteins come from a genomic window of Populus alba chromosome 12, ASM523922v2, whole genome shotgun sequence:
- the LOC118058048 gene encoding uncharacterized protein, whose amino-acid sequence MFLQEPVLYVASAALRCLVLFAELRKPDSNREASKKALEHKKEITKHLGRPFIQTNPYEQALYELVILPLRKPELFSHEKLLGPQKGVLLYGPPGTGKTMRAKAIIREFGAVFINTRISNLMSKWFGDAQKLGHPIPQAAICTLFPRLCLGMLAIP is encoded by the exons ATGTTTTTGCAAGAACCAGTGTTATATGTAGCAAGTGCAGCTTTAAGGTGTTTGGTATTGTTTGCTGAGCTCCGGAAACCTGATTCGAATCGTGAAGCATCAAAGAAAGCCCTTGAACATAAGAAAGAAATCACTAAGCATTTGGGTCGTCCCTTTATCCAAACAAACCCTTatgag CAAGCTTTGTATGAACTGGTGATTCTTCCTCTGCGGAAACCTGAGCTCTTCTCACATGAGAAACTTCTTGGTCCACAAAAGGGGGTATTGTTATATGGACCTCCAGGCACCGGGAAGACTATGCGTGCAAAAGCTATTATCAGAGAGTTTGGAGctgtttttataaatacaaggaTCTCTAATCTGATGAGCAAGTGGTTCGGCGATGCACAAAAGCTCG GTCACCCCATCCCACAAGCAGCAATCTGTACCCTCTTTCCACGACTCTGTCTTGGGATGCTGGCAATTCCATGA
- the LOC118058045 gene encoding receptor-like protein 9DC3 encodes MGFSPPSLSFILFLFHFLSTISSSHFCAPDQSLSLLQFKESFSINSSASWRYQHPKTESWKEGTNCCLWDGVSCDLKTGHVTALDLSCSMLFGTLHPNSTLFSLHHLQKLDLSDNDFQNSHISSRFSQFSNLTHLNLSFSVFAGQVPSEISHLSKLVSLDLSDNDYLSLEPISFDKLVQNLTKLRELDLSRVNMSLVVPVSVMNLSSSLSSLKLNYCRLQGKLPSSMGKFKHLQYLGLGGNNLTSPIPYDFDQLTELVSLSLSDNDYLSPEPISFDKLVRNLTKLRYLALGSVNMSLVAPNSLTNLSSSLSSLFLSGCGLQGKFPDNIFLLPNLESLDLSYNEGLTGSFPSSNLSNVLSLLDLSNTRISVLDLSNNSLSGSTPLCLANFSNMLSVLHLGMNNLQGTIPSTFSKDNSLEYLNLNGNELEGKISPSIINCTMLEVLDLGNNKIEDAFPYFLETLPQLKILVLKSNKLQGLVKGPTSYNSFSKLQIFDISDNYFSGSLPTGYFNSLEAMMASDQNMTYMRARNYSSYVYSIEMTWKGVEIELLKIQSTIRVLDLSNNNFTGGIPKVIGKLKALQQLNLSHNSLTGHIQSSLGILANLESLDLSSNLLTGRIPMELEGLTFLAILNLSHNQLEGPIPSGEQFNTFNASSFEGNLGLCGFQVLKECYGDEAPSLPPSLPPSSFNEGDDSTLFGDGFGWKAVTMGYGCGFVFGVATGYIMFRTKKLSWFLRMVEDKWNYEVSWALLL; translated from the exons ATGGGGTTTTCACCGCCGTCCCTCTCTTTcattctgtttctcttccatttcctttCAACAATTTCTTCATCTCATTTTTGTGCTCCTGACCAAAGTCTTTCTTTGCTCCAATTCAAAGAATCCTTTTCCATTAATAGCTCTGCTTCATGGCGTTACCAGCATCCCAAGACAGAGTCGTGGAAAGAGGGTACAAACTGCTGCTTGTGGGATGGGGTCTCTTGTGACCTGAAAACCGGACATGTCACTGCACTGGACCTCTCATGCAGCATGCTTTTTGGCACCCTCCATCCCAATAGCACCCTCTTCTCCCTGCATCATCTTCAAAAGCTCGACCTCTCTGACAATGATTTCCAAAACTCCCATATTTCTTCTCGATTTAGCCAGTTCTCCAATCTGACACATCTTAACCTAAGTTTCTCAGTCTTTGCAGGTCAAGTTCCGTCGGAAATCTCTCATCTCTCCAAATTGGTTTCACTTGATCTATCTGACAATGACTATCTGAGTCTAGAAccaatttcttttgacaagcTTGTTCAAAACCTAACCAAGCTTAGAGAACTTGATTTGAGTCGGGTAAACATGTCACTAGTTGTTCCCGTTTCCGTGATGAATCTgtcttcttctctgtcatcgCTCAAACTCAATTACTGTAGATTGCAAGGAAAACTCCCATCCTCAATGGGGAAATTTAAGCACCTGCAGTACTTGGGTCTTGGAGGGAACAATCTTACTAGTCCAATTCCATATGATTTTGATcaactcactgagttggttTCACTTAGTCTCTCTGACAATGACTATCTGAGTCCAGAAccaatttcttttgacaagcTTGTTCGAAACCTAACCAAGCTAAGATATCTCGCTTTAGGTTCTGTAAATATGTCTCTGGTTGCACCTAATTCCTTGACGAATCTGTCCTCTTCTTTGTCATCTCTTTTCCTCAGTGGTTGTGGATTGCAGGGGAAGTTCCCGGATAACATCTTTCTCCTACCAAACCTTGAATCACTGGATCTGTCATACAACGAAGGCCTCACTGGCTCTTTTCCTTCGTCTAATTTGAGTAATGTCCTCTCTCTGTTGGATCTTTCTAATACAAGAATTTCA GTCCTGGACTTGTCCAACAACAGCTTAAGTGGTTCTACGCCACTATGTTTGGCGAACTTCAGCAACATGCTCTCGGTATTGCATCTAGGCATGAACAATCTTCAAGGCACCATCCCTTCAACATTTTCAAAGGATAATAGCTTGGAATATCTCAACCTCAATGGAAATGAATTAGAAGGCAAAATATCACCGTCTATCATCAACTGCACAATGTTGGaagttcttgatcttggcaacaATAAGATTGAGGATGCATTTCCCTACTTTTTAGAAACGCTTCCACAGCTGAAAATTCTTGTCCTAAAATCCAATAAACTCCAAGGTCTTGTGAAGGGTCCGACTTCGTATAATTCCTTCTCTAAATTACAGATTTTTGACATCTCTGACAATTATTTTAGTGGGTCATTGCCAACTGGGTATTTCAATAGTCTTGAAGCAATGATGGCCTCCGATCAAAACATGACTTACATGAGAGCAAGAAATTACTCTAGCTATGTCTATTCCATAGAAATGACATGGAAAGGTGTAGAAATTGAGCTTCTCAAGATACAAAGTACCATCAGAGTACTcgatttgtcaaataacaatttcacGGGAGGAATTCCAAAGGTGATCGGAAAGCTTAAAGCACTCCAACAACTCAACCTCTCTCATAATTCCCTTACAGGTCATATCCAATCATCATTGGGAATTTTGGCCAATTTGGAATCATTAGATCTATCTTCAAATTTGCTTACCGGAAGGATTCCAATGGAGCTGGAGGGTCTAACATTTCTTGCAATCCTAAACCTTTCACATAACCAACTGGAGGGGCCAATACCAAGTGGAGAGCAATTCAACACCTTTAATGCAAGCTCATTTGAAGGAAACTTGGGTTTATGTGGATTTCAAGTACTAAAAGAGTGCTATGGTGATGAAGCACCATCATTGCCGCCATCATTGCCTCCATCAAGCTTTAATGAAGGAGATGATTCAACATTGTTTGGAGATGgatttggatggaaagctgtGACAATGGGGTATGGATGTGGGTTTGTGTTCGGAGTTGCAACGGGATACATTATGTTTAGAACAAAAAAACtttcatggtttcttaggaTGGTTGAAGATAAATGGAATTACGAGGTTAGTTGGGCGTTACTTCTATGA